The DNA window GCACCAACGATAGAAATCTGCGACGATCGTCTGGCGAACCGCTGGTGATGATCTTATCGTCGGGCGTCAGTGCGACAACCGGGATGCGCCCGATAAGGTCGCTCGAACGGCGGAGCTTGTCGGAATTGACGAGAATCGTTTTGCGTGCCGGTGGCCCGGCCGTGTACTCGACCTGAACGCCAAGCGGCACGCCGTTATCGGACGTAAAGCGGGCGTCGATACTATACATGCTCGCCCCCGTCTGCACGAGCACGGCATCGGCAGCATTCGTAAAACTCTTGGTAAGCGCTGCAACGGAAAGCGACTCAATGACGGAGGTCTTCCCCGCTCCGTTCGGACCATTAATAATATTGAACTTCGCACCGAACGCCTCGAGCAGCGTATCGCGATGATTACGGAACGAGGTGATATGGAGGCTGTCGCATCTCATTCGGGAGTGAGTGATCTACAATTCAGTAGCGCCGACTTCAGTCGGCGCAAGTTCATGAACTGCTCCGACTGAAGTCGGAGCTACTATCGGGGGCAACGACTCGTTAGGCGGACAACCGCACCGGCATGACGAGCATCAATACTTCGAACGCGCCGCTTTCGCGGGGCTCGAGGATCACGGCACGAGTCGGTGTCGAAAACTTGAGCGTTACTTCCGATGCATCGAGATGTGCCAATGCATCGTCGATGAACTTTCCATTGAAGCCGATCAGCAAGTCGTCGTTTGAGTAATCGCAGGCAATGTGTTCTTCGGCATTCGAACCCTCTTCGGCATTGTCGGCAAGAATGACGAGCTCGTCCTTGTGCAACTGCATTCGGATCTGACGTGTATCGGGATCGGCGAAGATCATCACGCGTCGGTTCGACGATTGCAGGGGCGCACGGGAAATGGTCATTGTCTTCTCGTTCTCACGCGGAATAACCGCTTCGTAGTTCGGGTACTGTTCGTCGATCAAACGTGAAAGAATCGAGGTCGAATCGTTCTTGAACTCGATCTGTGTCGCACTGAAGCTGATCGTCACCGTATCGTCGTCGCCGAACGATTTCGCAACGAGGTTCACTGCCTTGGCCGGCACGATGACATCGCGTTCGCCATCGCTTTTGAGCTCGGGGTTCGTGATCTTCACCAACCGATGCCCGTCCGTCGCGACACATGTCGTGCCGTCGGGCGAGAACTGGAACAGCAAGCCCATCATTGCGGCACGAAATTCATTCGAGCTTGCGGCGAAGATGGTCGAGGAGATCATCTTCTTGAGGTCGCCGCCTTTCGCAGTGATCGATCCCTCGGGCTTGAACTCTTTCATCATGTCCGGCAGATCGGTATCTGCGAACGTCGCCATGGTATAGTTACCTTGGGCGCTCTGCAACTGGAGGCGGCGGGTTGTTTTGTCCAGCGTCGCGTTGAGGTCACCATCGGGCAACGAGCGGATGATCTCGGCAAGTCGCTTCGCATTGGCGGCAATAACGCCGTCGGTCTTGGCGGCAACTTCGATCGATGCACGAACCGAGACTTCGAGATCGGTCGCCATGAGCGTCAGGCGCTTCGCCTTGAGCTCAAGCTGAATATTCTCGAGCTGTTGCAGGGTCGACCGGCTCGGAACGACTGCCGTGACCGTAGGAAGAATATGCTGCAGATCCGCAATACTTGCCGAAAATTTCATTGGGGTGCCGTTGCTGGTGAATGCACAAATATTAGAATGCAAATTTACTACTTTTTGGCCCATCCTCTGTGAGAAGTTCATCGGGCCCGAATTCAGAAAAAACCTCGGAACCTGCTCGAACTCAATACAGGCTCTCCGAGTTACCAATACACTCTTTTTACCCCGGAAGATCGGGCAGCTCTGCCCGAAGTTGTTGTGTTTCTTTCCCAATCGCTCATTATGAAAACCACACTCGTTATGCTTTGCTGCCTTGTCTGTGCAGCAGGGAGTTCGTTCGCTCAAGGCTTCGCAAAATTCATCATCAGCCCCTCGCTCGTCCAATTTCAATCTGTCAATATCGGCGACTCGCTCGACAAGACGATCAGCTTTATTGTCGATTCGTCTGCGCCGAACGATGTGAACGTTTCGATGTCGAACCCGAAGCTTGCAAGTTATAGCTATGTCGGCCCTTCGTCGTTCACCGTAAAGAAAGGCTCGACCTACTCGCTTACCGTTCGCTTCAAACCGGTCGCACTCGGTGCGCAGCGCGACACAGTATTCGCGACACACAACGGCGATACTTCCATCTTCAAAAGTCCGGCACGTATTACTTTCGGCGGACAAGGTTTGCCGAAGGATACATTCCCGCGCATTCAGGTGACGTCGCAAATACAAGGTCTCAATTTCGGAATCGACAGCATGGGCACCGTCACCACAAAGACATTCTATGTCATCAATGTGTCGGACACACAGCGAGTGCTCACCGGCACCGTAGGCAACCCAAAGACCACAAACTTCTCCTTTATCGGGGCAGCGGGCAACTTCTCGCTCAATAAAGGCGACAGCATGAAGGTGACGGTCGCATTTAGCGCACCGAACAAGGCCGGATTATACCGCGATACGCTGACGATCACGAGCAACTCGAACTCGTCAAACTCGACGATCAAACTCTCGATGTTTGCGACCGTCCCCGGACCGGATACCGTCGCACGCATTTCGATCCTGCCGTCGAACCGTTTCCTCGTGCTTGGACCGGTATCGGTCGGCAAATCGAAGCAACAAACGGTCACGATCAAGAACACTACCAACGTGGACCTTCAGCTCTCGGGGAACGTCAGCAGCACGAACCACAGTAAATCGTACTCGATCGTAAGCGGAGCCGGACCGTATTCGATCAAGAAGGGCGACTCTGCACATGTCGTCATTACCTTTGCACCGGATACGATCGGCAATCGCATCGATACGTTGATCGTCACGAGCAACTCCGACCCGTCAAACCAGAAATTCAATATTCTCATGGTCGGGCAAGGGACAGCGCCGGATATATTGCCGCGCCTGGCGCTCAGCGGCGTCCAACAGAGCAACGGCGCTATTCGGCTGAACTTCGGCACGTCGGGAATCGGTGTCCCGACTTCGCGGACGTTCACGATCTCGAACACGACCGACTCGAAGATCGCAACGCTGATCGGTACAGTCGGAACCCCGGCAAAGCCTCAATTCGCCGTTACCGCAGGCGGTGGTGCGTTCACGCTCGACTCCGGAAAGGCACAATCCGTCACCGTGACGTTTACTCCGACTGCCCTCGCGCAAGTATCGGATACGCTAATCCTCACCTCCAACGATTCCACCGCGAAGCTCGTGCAAATCATTCTGACCGGCTCCGGTCGGTTAGATACGATGGCCAAGATCACACTGAGCACTACGACGATCGACTTCGGAACCGTAGCGGTCGGTGCGCCCGCAGTTATGCGTAGTTTCACGGTCACGAACAGCTCGGATACGGCTCGTTCGTTGAACGGATCGGTCAGCTA is part of the Bacteroidota bacterium genome and encodes:
- a CDS encoding choice-of-anchor D domain-containing protein, with the protein product MKTTLVMLCCLVCAAGSSFAQGFAKFIISPSLVQFQSVNIGDSLDKTISFIVDSSAPNDVNVSMSNPKLASYSYVGPSSFTVKKGSTYSLTVRFKPVALGAQRDTVFATHNGDTSIFKSPARITFGGQGLPKDTFPRIQVTSQIQGLNFGIDSMGTVTTKTFYVINVSDTQRVLTGTVGNPKTTNFSFIGAAGNFSLNKGDSMKVTVAFSAPNKAGLYRDTLTITSNSNSSNSTIKLSMFATVPGPDTVARISILPSNRFLVLGPVSVGKSKQQTVTIKNTTNVDLQLSGNVSSTNHSKSYSIVSGAGPYSIKKGDSAHVVITFAPDTIGNRIDTLIVTSNSDPSNQKFNILMVGQGTAPDILPRLALSGVQQSNGAIRLNFGTSGIGVPTSRTFTISNTTDSKIATLIGTVGTPAKPQFAVTAGGGAFTLDSGKAQSVTVTFTPTALAQVSDTLILTSNDSTAKLVQIILTGSGRLDTMAKITLSTTTIDFGTVAVGAPAVMRSFTVTNSSDTARSLNGSVSYPIAPFRLESGGGAYSLLKGASANDTVVMTPVVPGTYDDSIVVTSNTDASTSRLVIHLHGVVLADAVPDSRIVEHVSLYPNPAQRSTTLALTLAENTQMHATIYDLLGNAVKHFEATQLTAGSNSLLLELEGLHTGSYLLKLQFDDGTRVIRFVVSK
- the dnaN gene encoding DNA polymerase III subunit beta; amino-acid sequence: MKFSASIADLQHILPTVTAVVPSRSTLQQLENIQLELKAKRLTLMATDLEVSVRASIEVAAKTDGVIAANAKRLAEIIRSLPDGDLNATLDKTTRRLQLQSAQGNYTMATFADTDLPDMMKEFKPEGSITAKGGDLKKMISSTIFAASSNEFRAAMMGLLFQFSPDGTTCVATDGHRLVKITNPELKSDGERDVIVPAKAVNLVAKSFGDDDTVTISFSATQIEFKNDSTSILSRLIDEQYPNYEAVIPRENEKTMTISRAPLQSSNRRVMIFADPDTRQIRMQLHKDELVILADNAEEGSNAEEHIACDYSNDDLLIGFNGKFIDDALAHLDASEVTLKFSTPTRAVILEPRESGAFEVLMLVMPVRLSA